The Virgibacillus dokdonensis genome includes a window with the following:
- a CDS encoding pilin: MQDAIQTITNITDGIKPVAPVLAGLVLVVIGLLWTFAKDPQKKELYTGWMVNVAIGFGIVYLAASLVSWMGGRVVGF, from the coding sequence ATGCAAGATGCAATTCAAACAATCACAAATATAACTGATGGAATTAAACCAGTTGCACCAGTTCTAGCAGGGCTAGTACTTGTTGTCATTGGTCTACTGTGGACTTTTGCAAAAGATCCTCAAAAGAAGGAATTGTACACTGGTTGGATGGTTAATGTTGCCATTGGTTTTGGCATTGTTTATTTAGCAGCGAGCCTTGTTAGTTGGATGGGAGGACGTGTTGTTGGATTTTAA
- a CDS encoding YolD-like family protein, translating to MDEQQIEENSMKLQLAIHNNLTVEIKHYKDRYFHMAKGKLYKIDIVNKYIKIDNEERTKINLNDLIDVAID from the coding sequence CTGGATGAACAACAAATAGAAGAAAACAGTATGAAGCTCCAGCTGGCTATACACAATAATTTAACTGTAGAAATTAAGCATTATAAAGATCGTTATTTTCATATGGCTAAAGGGAAACTGTATAAAATTGATATCGTGAATAAATACATCAAAATTGATAACGAAGAACGTACTAAAATTAATTTGAATGATCTAATAGATGTCGCTATTGATTAA
- a CDS encoding tyrosine-type recombinase/integrase, which produces MLMSEAAKSYESDKRIEGFSPQTLIAYKLQAKLLMNYFGNTKIKHITTQHLKQYLGESSKELKPSSLSHRIRFIRSLFRWSHEEGIIGTNPASKIKEPKVGKRIPKFLTEREIEHLRDACFTSMEKALFEYMFSTGCRIGEIVTLDRNSINWGSQSAIVRGKGDKEREVYFNIRCDIWLKKYLDRRDDNDPAIFVTERNPHRMSIAQMRYVIKRISNRTGINKIIHPHQLRHSYATHLLNNGAPLEVIQSLLGHEKSETTRIYAQLTGRLRQEFYRKYF; this is translated from the coding sequence TTGTTGATGTCTGAAGCTGCAAAATCTTATGAATCTGATAAAAGAATTGAAGGATTTTCGCCACAAACATTGATTGCTTATAAGCTTCAAGCAAAGTTGTTAATGAATTATTTTGGCAACACCAAAATAAAGCACATTACAACCCAGCATCTAAAGCAGTATTTAGGTGAATCAAGCAAAGAATTGAAACCATCGAGTTTGTCTCATCGAATAAGGTTTATTCGATCTTTATTTCGTTGGTCACACGAGGAAGGAATTATTGGGACTAATCCTGCTAGTAAAATAAAAGAACCAAAAGTTGGTAAACGTATTCCAAAGTTTTTAACAGAAAGAGAGATTGAACATTTAAGAGATGCTTGCTTTACCTCAATGGAGAAAGCCTTATTTGAATATATGTTTTCTACAGGATGTCGAATTGGAGAAATTGTTACACTTGACCGAAATAGTATTAACTGGGGAAGTCAATCCGCAATTGTTCGGGGGAAGGGAGATAAGGAGAGAGAGGTATATTTCAATATACGTTGTGATATTTGGCTAAAAAAATACCTCGATAGACGAGATGATAATGATCCAGCTATATTTGTCACGGAGCGCAATCCACATAGAATGAGCATAGCTCAAATGAGATACGTCATTAAACGTATCTCTAATCGGACTGGAATTAATAAAATCATCCACCCCCACCAATTAAGGCACAGTTACGCAACTCATCTATTGAACAATGGAGCCCCACTTGAAGTTATACAAAGTTTGCTGGGACACGAGAAAAGCGAAACAACACGAATCTATGCTCAATTAACTGGGAGGCTGCGACAAGAGTTTTATAGAAAATACTTTTAG
- a CDS encoding AraC family transcriptional regulator has protein sequence MTWVESLQAAIDYMEDHLLDDLPIENIAQQANFSVFHFQRTFAILTDISVGEYLRRRRLTLAAYELTRSNTKIIDIAYEYGYDTPEAFSKAFRRQHGVTPSEARKYTGKLKSYNRLVVQVSLKGAEPMQVKIVEREGFQIVGFKQEFSLVNEENLVGIPKMWDKINGEGTDERLFKLNNGPVEGVVGVCVEIDSGSIDYWIGTAHEGSAPNGLSTLEIPESKWAVFEVHGPMPDAMQKAWKQIFSEWFPSSGYKHAGAPELEVYSDENPSSPDLYSEIWIPVK, from the coding sequence ATGACGTGGGTTGAATCATTACAGGCAGCAATAGACTATATGGAAGATCATTTACTTGATGACCTTCCGATAGAAAACATTGCCCAACAGGCTAACTTTTCGGTTTTTCACTTTCAGCGTACATTTGCGATATTAACTGATATATCTGTTGGTGAATATCTTAGACGTCGTCGCCTAACATTAGCTGCCTATGAGTTAACAAGATCAAACACAAAGATTATTGATATCGCCTACGAATATGGTTACGACACTCCTGAAGCTTTCTCGAAGGCCTTCAGGCGGCAACATGGTGTAACACCAAGTGAAGCACGAAAGTACACGGGAAAGCTAAAATCTTATAACCGCCTGGTAGTACAGGTGAGTCTGAAGGGAGCAGAACCAATGCAGGTCAAAATTGTTGAACGTGAGGGATTTCAGATTGTGGGGTTTAAACAGGAATTTTCACTGGTTAATGAGGAGAACCTAGTGGGTATCCCCAAAATGTGGGATAAGATAAACGGAGAGGGCACAGACGAGCGATTGTTTAAATTGAACAATGGTCCAGTTGAAGGTGTAGTGGGTGTATGTGTTGAAATAGATTCCGGGTCCATTGATTATTGGATAGGTACAGCACACGAGGGCAGTGCTCCTAATGGATTATCAACTTTGGAAATCCCCGAATCCAAATGGGCCGTATTTGAGGTTCACGGGCCGATGCCGGATGCTATGCAAAAAGCGTGGAAACAAATTTTTTCAGAATGGTTTCCTTCAAGTGGTTACAAACATGCAGGTGCACCAGAACTAGAGGTATATTCAGATGAAAATCCATCCAGTCCTGATTTATATTCAGAAATCTGGATCCCTGTAAAATAG
- a CDS encoding DUF1989 domain-containing protein, with product MRELMIDKQTGQAFKINRGEKFSVIDIEGQQVADLFAVNASAFNEFFSAPVTIDCKESLFFSTGDILYSNKYLPMLTIIEDDVGVHDMMIPSCRLETYQHFYNVNHHHSNCFDNLNDSLKTYGISHFHSIQPLNIFMNTTITQDKKIIIEPPVSKAGSKITFNAEMNLIVGISACSITEGACNAGRCKPVLVQFID from the coding sequence ATGCGAGAGTTAATGATAGATAAACAAACAGGACAAGCCTTTAAAATAAATAGGGGAGAAAAATTCTCCGTTATCGATATTGAAGGACAGCAGGTTGCAGATCTTTTTGCTGTAAATGCTTCTGCATTCAATGAATTTTTTTCTGCACCTGTTACCATAGATTGTAAAGAATCGTTATTTTTTTCAACAGGGGACATTTTATACAGTAACAAATATTTACCGATGCTCACAATCATAGAAGATGACGTTGGTGTTCATGATATGATGATACCATCATGTCGACTGGAAACCTATCAGCATTTCTATAATGTGAACCACCATCATAGCAATTGTTTTGATAATCTTAATGATAGTTTAAAGACATATGGCATTTCTCACTTTCATTCGATTCAACCATTGAATATATTTATGAATACTACAATCACACAGGACAAAAAAATTATTATTGAGCCACCTGTATCTAAAGCAGGAAGCAAAATCACATTTAATGCAGAAATGAATTTAATCGTAGGGATTTCTGCTTGCAGTATTACAGAAGGGGCTTGTAATGCGGGGAGATGTAAGCCTGTACTGGTTCAATTTATAGATTAA
- a CDS encoding Crp/Fnr family transcriptional regulator: protein MEQNQCCHHQHGHAECIRIVPIFNHLEDSQMDLIAESAKTLHLQKGEMLFRAGEKDDTLYIINSGKARIYRLSDSGKEQLVRILNPGDFTGEVAIFQPGSIHENYAEALQNTSICLIKREDLQEYLVEYPQISLKILSEVTMRLKDSEKQTTQVAIENVETRIISFLAENVEKGSGNSPTIILPMSKKDLASYLGTTPETISRKFTTLEELGLIKQLPKKKIKIMDLDQLLLHTE, encoded by the coding sequence TTGGAACAAAACCAATGTTGTCATCACCAACATGGACATGCAGAATGTATTCGTATTGTTCCCATTTTCAACCATCTGGAAGACTCACAAATGGATTTGATTGCGGAATCTGCCAAGACACTTCATCTACAAAAAGGGGAAATGTTATTCCGTGCAGGTGAGAAAGATGATACCTTATATATTATCAATTCAGGTAAGGCTCGGATTTACCGCTTATCGGATTCTGGAAAAGAACAACTTGTTCGCATTTTAAATCCCGGTGATTTTACAGGTGAAGTCGCCATTTTCCAACCTGGAAGTATTCATGAGAACTATGCGGAAGCACTACAAAATACATCCATTTGTTTAATTAAACGAGAGGATTTACAAGAGTATTTGGTGGAATATCCGCAGATCTCATTAAAAATACTGTCAGAAGTAACGATGCGTTTGAAGGATTCTGAAAAACAAACCACACAAGTAGCGATTGAAAATGTAGAAACCCGCATTATATCCTTTTTAGCTGAGAATGTTGAAAAGGGAAGTGGCAATAGTCCAACGATTATCTTACCAATGTCCAAAAAGGATTTAGCCTCGTATCTTGGTACCACACCAGAAACAATCAGCCGTAAATTTACTACTCTAGAAGAACTTGGATTGATTAAACAGTTACCGAAAAAGAAAATTAAAATAATGGATTTAGATCAATTGTTACTTCATACTGAATAA
- a CDS encoding heavy-metal-associated domain-containing protein, translating to MQKATIQLETLSCPSCLQKIENAVKGINGVNQDSLKVMFNASKVKVDFDSEAVVINDIEEAIEDLGYPVVKSKVKPA from the coding sequence ATGCAAAAAGCAACGATTCAATTAGAAACCTTATCTTGCCCATCTTGTCTCCAAAAGATTGAAAATGCGGTGAAAGGAATAAACGGTGTGAATCAAGATAGCTTGAAGGTAATGTTCAATGCTAGTAAAGTAAAAGTAGATTTTGATTCAGAAGCAGTCGTTATTAACGATATCGAAGAGGCAATTGAAGACTTAGGATATCCTGTTGTCAAATCAAAGGTAAAACCTGCTTAA
- a CDS encoding iron-sulfur cluster repair di-iron protein, ric — translation MSEQTFNEVITNHFEKLDLYTTAITRAHGKNHPEAFEVRELFEKLSKKVKDAGANKPDLDVEFAQLRKITDNYAIPGDVCETYAGTYEMLSEVDKAYQA, via the coding sequence ATGTCTGAACAAACATTTAACGAAGTAATAACAAACCATTTTGAAAAACTGGATTTATACACTACTGCGATTACACGGGCCCATGGTAAGAACCATCCAGAAGCCTTTGAAGTACGTGAACTATTTGAAAAACTCAGTAAAAAGGTAAAAGATGCTGGTGCAAACAAACCAGACTTGGATGTTGAATTTGCTCAGTTACGAAAAATCACAGACAACTACGCCATTCCTGGAGATGTATGTGAAACATATGCAGGCACCTACGAAATGTTATCAGAAGTAGACAAAGCATATCAGGCTTAA
- a CDS encoding heavy-metal-associated domain-containing protein, whose protein sequence is MQKAVIQLETLSCPSCMQKIENAVKGLNGVNQDSLKVLFNASKVKVDFDSETITVNDIKKAIEDLGYPVVKSKVKSA, encoded by the coding sequence ATGCAAAAAGCAGTTATTCAATTAGAAACATTATCTTGTCCATCTTGTATGCAAAAGATTGAAAATGCGGTGAAAGGATTAAATGGGGTTAATCAAGATAGCTTAAAAGTATTATTCAATGCCAGTAAAGTAAAAGTAGATTTTGATTCAGAAACGATCACCGTTAACGATATCAAAAAGGCAATTGAAGACTTAGGATATCCCGTTGTTAAATCAAAAGTAAAATCTGCCTAA
- a CDS encoding heavy metal translocating P-type ATPase, with translation MQRYILSKKNSITLISAILIALAFFGRFSLDNMAIFNWSLIIASILGVAPIAIQAFQALKVKVVSIDVLVTIAVIGAVLIQNYEESAIVTFLFLFGSYLEQRTLNKTRSAIKELTELAPESALKQMENGEFEEVDVDDVDEGDILLVKTGAKVPVDGTVLTGEGHINEASITGESVPVSKRVDSEVFAGTILENGTIQIRSDRVGEDTTFGRIIELVEEAQDSKSEAERFIDRFSKYYTPAVLVLGFIVWLFSKDIELAITILVLGCPGALVIGVPVSNVAGIGNGARNGVLLKGSEVINDFSRVDTIVFDKTGTLTVGNPEVAEKEFYGNNTEEILGYLASVERESDHPLAKAVLQDIGETTFYTVEETEVVKGGGIVAKIGVHRIAVGNVALMEKENVKLSEKAKKDVERFEKNGNSLVLTAVDGELKVLMGIRDQIRPGVKKDLQNLKKLGVKNLVVLSGDNQGTVDLVARELGLTEAHGHMLPEGKSAYIEKMQAKGQLIAFVGDGVNDSPSLALADIGIAMGSGTDVAIETSDVVLMNSDFSRLPHALGLTKLTSRNMKQNITIAVGVVLVLLASLLFSEWMNMSIGMLVHEASILVVILNGMRLLRYRLRG, from the coding sequence ATGCAAAGATATATATTAAGTAAAAAGAATTCCATTACACTGATCAGTGCAATTTTGATTGCACTTGCATTCTTCGGACGATTTTCCTTAGACAACATGGCCATTTTCAATTGGTCGCTCATCATTGCATCTATTCTTGGTGTAGCACCAATTGCGATTCAAGCCTTTCAGGCATTAAAAGTAAAAGTTGTCAGTATTGATGTTTTAGTTACCATTGCAGTAATTGGGGCAGTATTGATTCAAAATTATGAGGAATCAGCCATCGTTACTTTCTTATTCTTATTTGGTTCTTACTTGGAGCAACGTACCTTGAACAAAACACGTTCTGCCATTAAAGAATTAACAGAGCTGGCACCAGAAAGTGCTTTAAAGCAAATGGAAAATGGAGAATTTGAAGAAGTTGATGTCGATGATGTAGATGAAGGTGACATTTTATTAGTCAAAACGGGTGCAAAAGTCCCCGTAGATGGAACCGTGTTAACAGGTGAAGGTCACATCAATGAAGCAAGTATTACCGGAGAGTCTGTTCCAGTAAGCAAAAGGGTCGATTCTGAAGTATTTGCGGGAACAATCTTAGAAAATGGAACGATTCAAATTCGATCTGACCGTGTAGGGGAAGATACAACATTTGGTAGAATTATCGAATTAGTGGAAGAAGCACAGGATTCCAAATCAGAAGCAGAGCGGTTTATTGATCGATTCTCTAAATATTATACACCAGCTGTTTTAGTCCTTGGTTTTATTGTTTGGCTATTCTCAAAAGATATTGAACTAGCTATCACGATTCTTGTTTTAGGATGTCCAGGTGCATTAGTTATCGGGGTTCCTGTATCCAACGTTGCCGGTATCGGAAACGGTGCACGTAATGGTGTCCTCCTAAAAGGTAGTGAAGTTATCAATGACTTTAGCAGAGTAGATACTATCGTTTTTGATAAAACGGGAACATTGACAGTAGGAAACCCTGAAGTTGCCGAAAAAGAATTTTACGGCAACAACACTGAAGAAATTCTAGGATACTTAGCAAGTGTGGAGCGCGAATCGGACCACCCACTAGCAAAAGCTGTCTTACAGGATATTGGCGAGACAACTTTCTATACTGTTGAAGAAACCGAAGTCGTTAAAGGTGGCGGAATTGTAGCAAAAATAGGTGTTCATCGTATAGCCGTTGGTAACGTAGCTTTAATGGAAAAAGAAAATGTGAAATTAAGCGAAAAAGCTAAAAAAGACGTCGAACGCTTTGAGAAAAATGGGAATTCTCTTGTGTTAACTGCGGTTGACGGAGAATTAAAAGTTCTGATGGGTATTCGGGATCAAATCCGTCCAGGTGTTAAAAAAGATCTTCAAAACCTAAAAAAACTTGGAGTCAAAAACCTAGTCGTTCTTTCAGGGGACAACCAAGGAACCGTAGATTTAGTTGCTCGAGAACTTGGATTAACAGAAGCACACGGTCATATGCTTCCAGAAGGAAAATCCGCATATATTGAAAAAATGCAAGCAAAAGGCCAACTCATTGCCTTTGTCGGTGACGGAGTGAATGATAGTCCTTCATTAGCCTTAGCAGATATCGGAATCGCAATGGGAAGTGGAACAGATGTTGCAATTGAAACATCGGATGTCGTTTTAATGAATTCTGACTTTAGTCGTTTACCACACGCATTAGGCTTAACAAAATTAACTTCAAGAAACATGAAACAGAACATCACCATAGCAGTTGGTGTGGTATTAGTCTTACTTGCTAGCCTACTATTTAGTGAATGGATGAATATGTCAATCGGGATGTTGGTTCACGAAGCAAGTATCTTAGTAGTCATCTTGAATGGTATGAGATTGCTTCGATACCGTTTGAGAGGATAA
- a CDS encoding IS1182 family transposase — protein sequence MSDVHGFSRDQMSFQILSLDEMIEKENPVRAIDAFVESLCLAEMGIKEYKKHNPGQQPYERKDLLKLFIYGYFNKIRSSRSLETECKRNLELMWLVNGIRPDHGTISLFLKENRKGFKKIMRTFTCLLKGWGLIDGKLIAIDGTKIREQNSKRNYITPNGLTKKMKYMDEKIEHYLQKLEETAQEDELMEETVSSIESKIDTYKKKKENLTELKKKMIEEGKNQLTTTDPESRAMKNNGKIDVAYNMQSSVDNKHKLIVTLDVVNDVNDQSQLTPMVSETNKILSKNENRIVLADTGYYNAKEIKECLDDGNILYLKPQKNKSTSGDPTYSKDNFQYQKETDTYRCPQGKELPYKENTSKNGMKYKRYKGGDICLSCPVYNLCTKAKTGRNIQRWEHEELLEKLKEDTEANNATYKKRSQIVEHPFGTIKRSLGYTFFLGKGLDSVNAEAALIGVAYNFKRLTKIKKVSEIVKLLVA from the coding sequence ATGAGCGATGTTCATGGTTTTTCAAGAGATCAAATGAGTTTTCAAATCCTATCTTTAGATGAAATGATTGAGAAAGAAAATCCTGTTCGAGCAATTGATGCTTTTGTAGAATCCCTTTGCTTAGCTGAAATGGGGATTAAAGAATATAAAAAACACAATCCTGGCCAACAACCGTATGAGAGAAAAGATTTATTGAAATTATTCATCTACGGATATTTTAATAAAATTAGGTCCTCCCGATCTTTAGAGACCGAATGTAAAAGGAATCTTGAATTAATGTGGTTAGTGAACGGAATTCGTCCCGATCACGGAACTATTTCATTATTTTTAAAGGAAAACCGTAAAGGGTTTAAGAAAATCATGCGTACTTTTACATGTTTACTTAAAGGATGGGGATTAATTGATGGTAAGCTCATTGCCATTGATGGAACAAAAATACGGGAGCAAAATAGTAAGAGAAATTATATTACTCCAAATGGGTTAACAAAGAAGATGAAATATATGGATGAAAAGATAGAACACTATCTTCAAAAACTAGAAGAAACAGCACAAGAGGATGAGCTAATGGAAGAGACTGTTTCGTCTATTGAATCAAAAATTGATACATATAAAAAGAAAAAAGAGAACCTAACTGAACTGAAAAAGAAAATGATAGAAGAAGGTAAGAATCAATTAACGACTACAGATCCTGAATCTAGAGCTATGAAGAATAACGGAAAAATAGATGTAGCTTACAATATGCAATCTTCCGTTGATAATAAACATAAACTGATTGTCACTTTAGATGTAGTAAACGATGTAAATGATCAAAGCCAATTAACTCCCATGGTTTCGGAAACAAATAAAATATTATCAAAAAACGAAAACAGAATCGTATTGGCTGATACAGGATATTATAACGCAAAAGAAATAAAAGAGTGTTTAGATGATGGAAACATTTTATATTTAAAACCTCAAAAAAACAAAAGTACGTCAGGAGATCCTACTTATTCAAAAGATAACTTTCAGTATCAAAAAGAAACAGATACTTATCGTTGCCCTCAAGGAAAAGAACTTCCTTATAAGGAAAATACGTCTAAAAATGGTATGAAGTACAAGAGATATAAAGGGGGAGATATTTGTTTATCTTGCCCTGTATATAATTTATGTACAAAAGCTAAAACAGGAAGGAATATTCAACGCTGGGAACATGAAGAACTTCTTGAAAAATTGAAAGAAGATACGGAAGCCAATAACGCAACCTATAAGAAACGATCGCAAATTGTAGAACATCCTTTTGGAACCATTAAGCGATCCTTGGGTTATACTTTCTTTCTAGGAAAGGGGCTGGACTCTGTAAACGCGGAGGCAGCTCTAATTGGTGTAGCCTATAACTTCAAAAGATTAACGAAAATCAAAAAGGTTTCGGAAATTGTTAAGCTACTAGTAGCTTAA
- the ltrA gene encoding group II intron reverse transcriptase/maturase → MMLERILSRENLILALKRVERNKGSHGVDEMPVQNLRAHIMEHWTSIRGQLEEGTYYPQPVRRVEIPKPNGGMRKLGIPTVLDRFIQQAIAQVLTTIYDPTFSEHSYGFRPNRRGHDAVREARSYIKDGYRWVIDMDLEKFFDKVHHDRLMRTLSQRVKDARVLKLIRRYLQAGIMDGGIVQPNMEGAPQGGPLSPLLSNIVLDELDKELEKRGLRFVRYADDCNIYVRSRRAGLRVMKSTTEFIEGKLKLKVNEQKSAVDRPWKRKFLGFSFTFHKVNPKIRVSKESIKRFKHRVRELTSRKRSMNMRDRIEKLNRYLVGWLGYYQLAETPTIFEALDGWIRRRLRMIRWKEWKKVKTKYKNLMKLGIKKGKAWEWANSRKAYWRIAKSPILSRALGNQYWLE, encoded by the coding sequence ATCATGTTGGAAAGAATTCTATCACGGGAAAACCTAATACTCGCACTTAAACGTGTTGAGCGAAATAAAGGAAGTCATGGTGTGGATGAGATGCCTGTACAAAACCTACGAGCGCATATCATGGAACACTGGACTTCCATTCGAGGACAACTCGAAGAAGGTACCTACTATCCTCAACCCGTTCGTCGTGTCGAAATCCCGAAACCAAACGGCGGAATGAGGAAGCTAGGAATTCCTACCGTGTTAGACCGATTCATCCAACAAGCAATCGCACAGGTTCTTACAACCATTTATGACCCAACCTTCTCAGAGCACAGTTATGGTTTTCGTCCAAATAGACGAGGCCACGACGCAGTAAGAGAAGCAAGAAGCTATATCAAAGATGGCTATCGGTGGGTTATCGATATGGATTTAGAGAAATTCTTTGATAAAGTACATCACGACAGATTAATGCGAACGTTGAGCCAACGAGTCAAAGACGCGAGAGTGCTTAAACTGATTCGCAGATATCTCCAAGCTGGTATTATGGACGGTGGGATTGTACAGCCGAACATGGAAGGAGCACCTCAAGGTGGACCATTAAGTCCACTACTTTCTAATATTGTTTTAGATGAACTAGACAAGGAATTAGAGAAAAGAGGACTTCGCTTCGTCCGTTATGCGGATGACTGTAATATCTATGTCCGTTCCAGGAGAGCTGGTTTACGAGTGATGAAAAGTACTACTGAATTTATCGAAGGAAAACTAAAGTTAAAAGTAAATGAACAGAAAAGTGCAGTAGACCGCCCATGGAAACGTAAATTCCTTGGATTTTCTTTCACTTTCCATAAGGTGAACCCAAAGATTCGGGTCTCTAAAGAGAGTATCAAACGGTTTAAACACCGTGTCAGAGAACTAACCTCCAGAAAGAGATCTATGAATATGAGGGATAGAATCGAAAAGCTAAATCGATATTTAGTAGGCTGGCTTGGTTATTATCAGCTAGCAGAAACACCTACCATATTTGAAGCTCTAGATGGCTGGATAAGAAGAAGACTTCGAATGATACGCTGGAAGGAATGGAAGAAAGTCAAAACAAAATACAAGAATCTCATGAAACTTGGAATTAAGAAAGGAAAAGCGTGGGAATGGGCAAATTCAAGGAAGGCGTATTGGCGTATAGCCAAGAGCCCCATCTTGTCTAGAGCCCTTGGCAACCAATATTGGTTAGAGTAA